A region of Streptomyces sp. NBC_01750 DNA encodes the following proteins:
- a CDS encoding LOG family protein: MATGDRHHSDREIESLDEFDDVVTRGSLVGHRVQSVDLTDRTSALLSTATTGAMFLGCPMRPDAAAKVRADGALVFPPLPDLPFDPYRGLLYSPGELFEGLTTGGYAATPDARAYAWFQETKADGDIFASMLRSIHDDAISDALDELLVDARVVGMMGGHAMARGTDAYAGAARLGQALARAGFTVATGGGPGAMEAANLGAYAAAHPDEMLAEALELLAKAPSFTPSISDWAAAAFEVRDRWPGGGDSVGIPTWFYGHEPPNAFAEHIAKYFANATREDGLLARSNAGVIFLPGAAGTVQEIFDNATPNYYESRGEPTPMVLVDRAHWTERLPTWPLLQSLAAGRSMESRIALVDSVDEAPAALKLLTSGE; encoded by the coding sequence ATGGCCACTGGAGACCGGCACCACAGCGACCGGGAGATCGAGTCCCTCGACGAGTTCGACGACGTCGTCACCCGCGGCTCCCTCGTCGGACACCGCGTCCAGTCCGTCGACCTCACCGACCGCACTTCGGCCCTGCTCTCCACCGCCACGACCGGCGCCATGTTCCTGGGCTGCCCCATGCGGCCCGACGCCGCCGCCAAGGTCCGTGCCGACGGCGCGCTCGTCTTCCCGCCCCTCCCGGACCTGCCCTTCGACCCGTACCGCGGGCTCCTCTACTCCCCCGGCGAACTCTTCGAAGGCCTCACCACCGGCGGTTACGCCGCCACCCCGGACGCACGTGCCTACGCCTGGTTCCAGGAGACGAAGGCCGACGGCGACATCTTCGCCTCGATGCTTCGCTCCATCCACGACGACGCGATCTCCGACGCCCTGGACGAACTCCTCGTCGACGCCCGCGTCGTGGGCATGATGGGCGGCCACGCGATGGCCCGCGGCACGGACGCCTACGCCGGTGCCGCCCGCCTCGGTCAGGCCCTGGCCCGTGCCGGGTTCACCGTCGCGACCGGCGGCGGCCCCGGTGCCATGGAGGCCGCGAACCTCGGTGCGTACGCCGCTGCGCACCCCGACGAGATGCTCGCCGAGGCGCTCGAACTCCTCGCCAAGGCCCCCTCGTTCACGCCGTCGATCTCCGACTGGGCCGCCGCCGCCTTCGAGGTGCGCGACCGCTGGCCCGGAGGCGGCGACTCGGTCGGCATCCCCACCTGGTTCTACGGCCACGAGCCGCCGAATGCCTTCGCCGAACACATCGCCAAGTACTTCGCCAACGCGACCCGCGAAGACGGCCTCCTCGCCCGCTCCAACGCGGGCGTGATCTTCCTGCCCGGCGCCGCCGGCACGGTCCAGGAGATCTTCGACAACGCGACCCCGAACTACTACGAGTCCCGCGGCGAACCCACCCCGATGGTCCTCGTCGACCGCGCGCACTGGACGGAGCGGCTGCCCACCTGGCCGCTGCTCCAGTCCCTCGCGGCGGGCCGCTCGATGGAGTCCCGTATCGCGCTTGTCGACTCCGTCGACGAGGCTCCGGCGGCGTTGAAGCTGCTGACCAGCGGCGAGTAG
- a CDS encoding ABC transporter ATP-binding protein, with product MVAPPDNDVLWARSLRHSHRSSPALVGVSLGVRDGEILAVCGPRGSGKTTLLRCLSGQLVPQQGEVWFNSSPVHTMSPLQRERLRRDRFGWIDPEATLVPELNAWENAALPLLLRGSSRRGAKTTAMEWLDRLDIGACARLRPHALLQAQRQRVAVARALVATPSVIFADEPTATLHRADRAQVLRTLTAAARSHRITVVLATHDEELAMLADRSLTLVDGRRVNSLATADAEGRAECSLSV from the coding sequence ATGGTGGCCCCGCCGGACAACGATGTGCTCTGGGCGCGTTCCCTGCGCCACTCCCACAGGAGCTCCCCCGCGCTCGTCGGCGTCTCGCTGGGCGTACGGGACGGCGAGATCCTCGCCGTGTGCGGCCCGCGCGGCAGCGGCAAGACCACGCTGCTGCGCTGTCTGTCCGGCCAGCTCGTCCCGCAACAGGGCGAGGTGTGGTTCAACAGCTCCCCCGTGCACACGATGAGCCCGCTCCAGCGCGAACGGCTGCGGCGCGACCGATTCGGCTGGATCGACCCCGAGGCCACGCTCGTCCCGGAGCTGAACGCCTGGGAGAACGCCGCGCTGCCGTTGCTGCTCCGCGGCTCCTCGCGCCGTGGCGCGAAGACCACCGCCATGGAGTGGCTGGACCGGCTCGACATCGGTGCGTGCGCCCGTCTGCGGCCGCATGCGCTGCTCCAGGCGCAGCGCCAGCGGGTCGCCGTCGCGCGGGCGCTGGTCGCCACGCCGTCGGTGATCTTCGCGGACGAGCCGACGGCGACGCTGCACCGCGCGGACCGGGCGCAGGTGCTGCGTACGTTGACGGCCGCGGCCCGCTCCCACCGGATCACCGTCGTACTGGCCACACACGACGAGGAGTTGGCGATGCTCGCGGACCGTTCGCTCACGCTCGTCGACGGCCGGCGCGTGAACTCGCTCGCGACCGCCGACGCGGAAGGCAGAGCCGAGTGCTCGCTTTCCGTCTAG
- a CDS encoding aspartate aminotransferase family protein, producing the protein MGNPIAVSKDLSKTAYDHLWMHFTRMSSYENAPVPTIVRGEGTYIYDDKGKRYLDGLSGLFVVNAGHGRHELAEAAYKQAQELAFFPVWSYAHPKAVELAERLAQHAPGDLNKVFFTTGGGEAVETAWKLAKQYFKLQGKHTKYKVISRAVAYHGTPQGALSITGLPALKAPFEPLVPGARKVPNTNIYRAPIHGDDPEAFGRWAADQIEQQILFEGPETVAAVFLEPVQNAGGCFPPPPGYFQRVREICDEYDVLLVSDEVICAFGRLGTMFACDKFGYVPDMITCAKGMTSGYSPIGACIISDRLAEPFYKGDNTFLHGYTFGGHPVSAAVGLANLDIFEKEGLNQHVLDNEGAFLSTLQKLHDLPIVGDVRGNGFFYGIELVKDKVTKETFTDEETERVLYGFLSKALYDNGLYCRADDRGDPVVQLAPPLISNQQTFDEIEGILRSVLTEAWTKL; encoded by the coding sequence GTGGGGAACCCGATAGCCGTGAGCAAGGACCTCTCCAAGACCGCCTACGACCACTTGTGGATGCACTTCACCCGCATGTCGTCGTACGAGAACGCACCCGTGCCCACCATCGTGCGTGGCGAGGGCACCTACATCTACGACGACAAGGGCAAGCGCTACCTCGACGGCCTCTCCGGTCTCTTCGTGGTCAACGCCGGCCACGGCCGGCACGAGCTCGCCGAGGCCGCGTACAAGCAGGCTCAAGAGCTCGCCTTCTTCCCCGTGTGGTCGTACGCCCATCCCAAGGCGGTCGAGCTGGCCGAGCGGCTGGCACAGCACGCCCCCGGCGACCTCAACAAGGTCTTCTTCACCACCGGTGGCGGCGAGGCGGTCGAGACCGCCTGGAAGCTCGCCAAGCAGTACTTCAAGCTGCAGGGCAAGCACACCAAGTACAAGGTCATCTCGCGCGCGGTCGCCTACCACGGCACCCCGCAGGGCGCCCTCTCCATCACCGGCCTGCCGGCCCTCAAGGCCCCCTTCGAGCCGCTGGTTCCCGGCGCGCGCAAGGTGCCGAACACCAACATCTACCGTGCGCCGATCCACGGCGACGACCCCGAGGCCTTCGGCCGCTGGGCCGCCGACCAGATCGAGCAGCAGATTCTGTTCGAGGGCCCCGAGACCGTCGCGGCGGTCTTCCTCGAGCCGGTCCAGAACGCCGGCGGCTGCTTCCCGCCGCCGCCCGGGTACTTCCAGCGCGTCCGCGAGATCTGCGACGAGTACGACGTGCTGCTCGTGTCGGACGAGGTCATCTGCGCCTTCGGCCGTCTCGGCACGATGTTCGCCTGCGACAAGTTCGGCTACGTACCGGACATGATCACCTGCGCCAAGGGCATGACCTCGGGCTACTCCCCGATCGGCGCGTGCATCATCTCCGACCGCCTCGCCGAGCCTTTCTACAAGGGCGACAACACCTTCCTGCACGGCTACACCTTCGGCGGCCACCCGGTCTCCGCGGCGGTGGGCCTGGCGAACCTCGACATCTTCGAGAAGGAAGGCCTCAACCAGCACGTCCTCGACAACGAGGGCGCGTTCCTCTCCACGCTGCAGAAGCTGCACGACCTGCCGATCGTCGGCGACGTCCGCGGCAACGGCTTCTTCTACGGAATCGAGCTGGTGAAGGACAAGGTCACCAAGGAGACCTTCACCGACGAGGAGACCGAGCGGGTGCTCTACGGCTTCCTCTCGAAGGCGCTCTACGACAACGGCCTGTACTGCCGCGCCGACGACCGTGGCGACCCGGTCGTCCAGCTGGCGCCGCCGCTGATCTCCAACCAGCAGACGTTCGACGAGATCGAGGGCATTCTGCGCAGCGTCCTCACGGAGGCCTGGACGAAGCTCTAG
- a CDS encoding Lrp/AsnC family transcriptional regulator, whose product MASRSAESRNGNGSSPTIDAVSLAIIEQLQEDGRRPYAAIGKAVGLSEAAVRQRVQKLLDQGVMQIVAVTDPLTVGLRRQAMVGITVEGDVDPIADALTAMAECEYVVMTAGSFDLMVEIVCEDDDHLLEVINKRIRALPGVRSTESFVYLKLKKQTYMWGTR is encoded by the coding sequence GTGGCCAGTCGTAGCGCAGAGTCCAGGAACGGGAACGGATCGTCCCCGACGATCGACGCCGTCTCCCTCGCGATCATCGAGCAACTCCAGGAGGACGGGCGCCGCCCGTATGCCGCTATAGGGAAGGCCGTCGGCCTCTCCGAAGCGGCCGTGCGTCAGCGCGTCCAGAAGCTGCTCGACCAGGGCGTGATGCAGATCGTCGCCGTCACCGACCCGCTCACCGTGGGTCTGCGACGGCAGGCGATGGTCGGCATCACGGTCGAGGGCGACGTCGACCCGATCGCGGACGCGCTGACCGCCATGGCCGAATGCGAGTACGTGGTCATGACCGCGGGCTCCTTCGACCTGATGGTGGAGATCGTCTGCGAGGACGACGACCACCTGCTCGAAGTGATCAACAAGCGGATCCGCGCGCTCCCCGGCGTGCGCTCCACCGAGAGCTTCGTCTATCTCAAGCTGAAGAAGCAGACCTATATGTGGGGAACCCGATAG
- a CDS encoding gamma-aminobutyraldehyde dehydrogenase, whose translation MTTELRRLRNYINGEFRDAADGRTIEVINPATGDVYATSPLSGQADVDAAMDAAAAAFPAWRDTTPAERQKVLLKIADAFEERAEDLIAAESENTGKPLELTRTEEIPPMVDQIRFFAGAARMLEGRSAGEYMEGFTSIVRREPVGVCAQVAPWNYPMMMAVWKFAPALAAGNAVVIKPSDTTPASTVLIAEIIGSIVPKGVFNVICGDRETGRAMVEHPTPAMASITGSVRAGMQVAASAAKDVKRVHLELGGKAPVVVFEDTDIPKAVEDIAVAGYFNAGQDCTAATRVLVHESIHDEFVSALAKAAADTKTGAADDTDVLYGPLNNANQLAQVSGFIDRLPAHAKVEAGGHRVGDKGYFYAATVVSGLKQDDEIIQNEVFGPVITVQSFTDEAQALEWANGVEFALASSVWTKDHARAMRMSKAMDFGCVWINTHIPLVAEMPHGGFKKSGYGKDLSAYGFDDYTRIKHVMTSLDG comes from the coding sequence GTGACCACCGAGCTGCGTCGTCTGCGCAACTACATCAACGGGGAGTTCCGGGACGCTGCCGACGGGCGGACGATCGAGGTCATCAACCCGGCCACGGGTGACGTGTACGCAACGTCTCCGCTCTCCGGGCAGGCCGATGTCGATGCCGCCATGGACGCTGCCGCGGCCGCCTTCCCCGCCTGGCGCGACACCACCCCGGCCGAGCGCCAGAAGGTACTGCTGAAGATCGCGGATGCCTTCGAGGAGCGGGCCGAGGACCTGATCGCGGCCGAGTCGGAGAACACGGGCAAGCCGCTGGAGCTGACCCGTACCGAAGAGATCCCGCCCATGGTGGACCAGATCCGCTTCTTCGCGGGCGCGGCGCGGATGCTCGAGGGTCGCTCGGCCGGCGAGTACATGGAGGGCTTCACCTCCATCGTCCGGCGTGAGCCGGTCGGCGTCTGCGCGCAGGTCGCGCCGTGGAACTACCCGATGATGATGGCCGTCTGGAAGTTCGCGCCGGCACTGGCGGCGGGCAACGCCGTCGTCATCAAGCCGTCCGACACGACGCCCGCGTCGACCGTGCTGATCGCCGAGATCATCGGCTCGATCGTGCCCAAGGGCGTCTTCAACGTCATCTGCGGCGACCGGGAGACCGGACGCGCCATGGTCGAGCACCCGACCCCGGCGATGGCCTCCATCACCGGTTCCGTACGGGCGGGCATGCAGGTCGCCGCGTCCGCGGCCAAGGACGTCAAGCGCGTTCACCTGGAGCTGGGCGGCAAGGCGCCGGTCGTCGTCTTCGAGGACACCGACATCCCCAAGGCCGTCGAGGACATCGCGGTGGCGGGCTACTTCAACGCCGGTCAGGACTGCACGGCCGCGACGCGTGTCCTGGTGCACGAGTCGATCCACGACGAGTTCGTGTCGGCGCTGGCGAAGGCCGCCGCCGACACCAAGACGGGCGCGGCGGACGACACCGATGTGCTGTACGGCCCGCTCAACAATGCCAACCAGCTGGCGCAGGTGTCCGGCTTCATCGACCGGCTGCCGGCGCACGCCAAGGTCGAGGCGGGCGGTCACCGGGTCGGCGACAAGGGCTACTTCTACGCCGCGACCGTCGTCTCCGGCCTGAAGCAGGACGACGAGATCATCCAGAACGAGGTCTTCGGCCCGGTCATCACCGTCCAGTCCTTCACGGACGAGGCGCAGGCGCTGGAGTGGGCGAACGGCGTGGAGTTCGCGCTGGCCTCTTCGGTGTGGACCAAGGACCATGCCCGGGCGATGCGGATGTCCAAGGCGATGGACTTCGGCTGTGTGTGGATCAACACCCACATCCCGCTGGTCGCGGAGATGCCGCACGGCGGCTTCAAGAAGTCGGGCTACGGCAAGGACCTGTCGGCCTACGGCTTCGACGACTACACGCGCATCAAGCACGTGATGACGTCGCTCGACGGCTGA
- a CDS encoding TetR/AcrR family transcriptional regulator has protein sequence MSAATGDPRAERTRARLRAALLEECAERPLEEVSVAALVRRAGLGRATFYLHYTDLQALAVDACAEVVREAVEALHAWRGTPDPAAPPPALTAFFTGLTPHAPLYRTLLREGGSGPLGDLLHRELRERSRRERELAGAPAPDLIASAVAATFAGVLADWLHGLIDATPEVMTAQVWRLLLALHRTPTA, from the coding sequence ATGAGCGCGGCGACCGGCGATCCGCGGGCGGAGCGCACCCGCGCCAGGCTGCGTGCGGCACTGCTCGAAGAGTGCGCCGAGCGCCCGCTCGAAGAGGTCAGCGTCGCGGCGCTGGTGCGCAGGGCGGGTCTGGGCCGGGCCACGTTCTATCTGCACTACACGGATCTGCAGGCGCTCGCGGTCGACGCGTGCGCGGAGGTCGTACGGGAGGCGGTGGAGGCCCTCCACGCCTGGCGCGGCACTCCGGACCCAGCCGCTCCGCCACCCGCGCTGACGGCTTTCTTCACCGGCCTCACGCCACACGCACCGCTCTACCGGACCCTGCTGCGCGAGGGCGGCAGCGGCCCACTGGGCGATCTGCTCCACCGTGAACTGCGCGAACGCAGCCGCAGAGAAAGGGAGTTGGCCGGCGCACCTGCGCCCGACCTGATCGCCTCCGCGGTGGCGGCCACCTTCGCGGGTGTCCTGGCTGACTGGCTCCACGGCCTGATCGACGCGACTCCCGAGGTCATGACGGCCCAGGTCTGGCGCCTGCTGCTGGCACTGCACCGCACACCGACGGCATAA
- a CDS encoding DUF1304 domain-containing protein: MNTTAHVLVGLVAALHAYILVLEMFLWQRKPGRELSGFDAEMARATAPLAANQGLYNGFLAAGLVWGLTAADPTGYRVQVFFLSCVVIAGVYGGITANRRILVAQALPGALALAAVLVAG; encoded by the coding sequence ATGAACACAACCGCCCATGTCCTGGTCGGCCTGGTGGCCGCGCTCCACGCATACATCCTGGTTCTGGAGATGTTCCTGTGGCAGCGCAAGCCGGGCCGCGAACTCTCCGGATTCGACGCGGAGATGGCCCGCGCGACCGCCCCGCTCGCCGCGAACCAGGGCCTGTACAACGGCTTCCTCGCCGCCGGCCTGGTCTGGGGCCTGACAGCCGCGGACCCAACGGGATACCGGGTACAGGTCTTCTTCCTGAGCTGCGTGGTCATCGCCGGTGTCTACGGCGGCATCACCGCGAACCGCCGCATCCTGGTGGCGCAGGCACTCCCGGGCGCCCTCGCACTGGCCGCAGTCCTGGTGGCCGGATGA
- a CDS encoding polyamine ABC transporter substrate-binding protein, translating into MSRRSLLLGLAAGAALTGCGVPAAYVQPGDRAGRDVSQRDGSVDFANWPLYIDTDDEDTSKRPTLDSFTERTGISVRYTEEINDNDEFFGKVSPALMNHQETGRDLIVVSDWMAARFVRLGWVQEMDRKKQPNVAKYLDPQLRSPAFDQGRLHSVPWQSGITGIAYNRKKLGREIRHTSDLWTDDLSGRVTLLSGLDESFALLMQGNGVDITRWSADDFHEICEQVEKLVKRKHIRRFTGNDYIKDLSTGDVLACQAYSGDVIQLQADNPDIEFVVPEEGAELWAESLMIPNLARHKRNAEALVDHYYEPEVAAELAAWVNYVCPVPAARDVLASSKDEETAALAEDSLIFPDDAMRKRLAIARDITSEERPLFAKQWNAIVGL; encoded by the coding sequence ATGTCAAGGCGGTCCCTGCTGCTCGGCCTCGCCGCCGGCGCCGCACTCACCGGCTGCGGGGTGCCCGCGGCGTACGTACAGCCCGGGGACCGTGCCGGGCGCGATGTCTCGCAGCGGGACGGAAGCGTCGACTTCGCCAACTGGCCGCTCTACATCGACACCGACGACGAGGACACCTCCAAGCGGCCCACCCTGGACTCCTTCACCGAGCGCACCGGGATCTCGGTCCGCTACACCGAGGAGATCAACGACAACGACGAGTTCTTCGGCAAGGTCAGCCCCGCGCTGATGAACCACCAGGAGACCGGCCGCGACCTGATCGTCGTCAGCGACTGGATGGCGGCCCGGTTCGTACGGCTCGGCTGGGTGCAGGAGATGGACCGGAAGAAGCAGCCCAATGTCGCCAAGTACCTTGATCCGCAGCTGCGTTCGCCGGCCTTCGACCAGGGCAGGCTGCACAGCGTCCCCTGGCAGTCGGGGATCACCGGCATCGCGTACAACCGCAAGAAGCTCGGCCGCGAGATCAGGCACACCAGTGATCTGTGGACGGACGATCTGAGTGGCCGGGTCACGCTCCTCTCCGGGCTCGACGAATCCTTCGCCCTGCTGATGCAGGGCAACGGCGTCGACATCACCCGCTGGAGCGCGGACGACTTCCACGAGATCTGTGAGCAGGTGGAGAAGCTCGTGAAGCGGAAACACATCAGGCGCTTCACCGGCAACGACTACATCAAGGACCTCTCCACCGGGGACGTACTGGCCTGTCAGGCGTACTCCGGCGATGTCATCCAGCTCCAGGCGGACAACCCGGACATCGAGTTCGTGGTGCCGGAGGAGGGCGCGGAGCTGTGGGCGGAAAGTCTGATGATCCCCAACCTCGCCCGGCACAAGCGCAACGCCGAGGCGCTCGTCGACCACTACTACGAGCCGGAGGTCGCCGCGGAGCTCGCGGCCTGGGTCAACTACGTCTGCCCGGTGCCGGCCGCCCGCGACGTACTGGCCTCGTCGAAGGACGAGGAGACAGCCGCGCTCGCAGAGGACTCTCTGATCTTTCCGGACGACGCGATGCGCAAGCGCCTCGCGATCGCGCGCGACATTACTTCCGAGGAGCGCCCGCTCTTCGCGAAGCAGTGGAATGCGATCGTCGGGCTGTAG
- a CDS encoding HXXEE domain-containing protein yields the protein MSDDHVNSAVTYGLFAAWLLHDAEELAAGPRWIRENAPVLRKRFPGVPERIWRAMETVDEREFAVAVGVMGAIVASAAVSGRRSHGRSAFYQGALNGFGLHGLVHLAQAAAVRGYTPGSATSPLIVVPFTLWARGRLRRAGVLRPARARDAAAGLALAAGATIVSHAIARRVTGGR from the coding sequence ATGAGCGATGATCACGTGAACTCCGCGGTGACGTACGGTCTGTTCGCCGCCTGGCTGCTGCACGACGCCGAAGAGCTGGCGGCCGGTCCGCGCTGGATACGTGAGAACGCGCCCGTACTGCGCAAACGCTTCCCGGGCGTTCCCGAGCGTATATGGCGTGCCATGGAGACCGTCGACGAGCGCGAATTCGCCGTCGCCGTCGGGGTGATGGGCGCGATTGTCGCCTCTGCCGCCGTCTCGGGCCGGCGCTCCCATGGCCGGTCCGCCTTCTATCAGGGAGCCCTGAACGGTTTCGGGCTGCACGGCCTTGTCCATCTCGCCCAGGCCGCCGCGGTACGCGGCTACACCCCGGGCTCGGCGACCTCGCCGCTGATCGTGGTGCCGTTCACGCTCTGGGCGCGTGGCCGGCTGCGGCGCGCGGGTGTGCTCCGGCCCGCGCGGGCGCGCGACGCGGCGGCCGGTCTGGCGCTGGCCGCGGGCGCCACGATCGTCTCGCACGCGATCGCCCGCAGAGTCACCGGGGGCCGGTAA
- a CDS encoding SAM-dependent methyltransferase — protein sequence MTDRIRTDVAHNARVWNHWLGGKDNYAVDRAVGDQVTGMYPSIGEVARADRAFLGRSVRYLAGEAGIRQFLDIGTGLPTVENTHEVAQQIAPDARIVYVDNDPIVLAHARALLTSSPEGATEYIDADAHHPDRILRAVEPMLDLGQPVAVMMLGILNFVLDTGKARSIVRQLMDAVPSGSHLVLTHPTLELGGEGNAAAMRFWNENATPPITARSRAEFASFLDGLEVLEPGIVSCARWRHDPGTEDETPQVAQFGAVGRKP from the coding sequence GTGACCGACAGGATCCGCACCGACGTAGCGCACAATGCCAGAGTCTGGAACCACTGGCTGGGCGGCAAGGACAACTACGCGGTCGACCGCGCGGTGGGCGACCAGGTCACCGGGATGTACCCGAGCATCGGCGAGGTGGCACGCGCGGACCGCGCGTTCCTCGGCCGCTCCGTGCGCTACCTGGCCGGCGAGGCGGGCATACGGCAGTTCCTGGACATCGGCACCGGCCTGCCCACGGTCGAGAACACCCATGAGGTGGCGCAGCAGATCGCCCCCGACGCGCGGATCGTCTACGTCGACAACGATCCGATCGTGCTGGCGCACGCGCGCGCTCTGCTCACCAGTTCCCCGGAGGGCGCGACCGAGTACATCGACGCGGACGCCCACCACCCGGACCGGATCCTCCGCGCCGTCGAGCCGATGCTGGATCTGGGACAGCCGGTGGCAGTGATGATGCTGGGCATCCTGAACTTCGTACTGGACACCGGCAAGGCCCGGTCGATCGTGCGGCAGCTGATGGACGCCGTACCGTCCGGCAGCCATCTGGTGCTCACCCATCCGACGCTGGAGCTGGGCGGCGAGGGCAATGCCGCGGCGATGCGGTTCTGGAACGAGAACGCCACGCCGCCGATCACGGCCCGCAGCCGCGCGGAGTTCGCCTCGTTCCTCGACGGTCTGGAGGTCCTTGAGCCGGGCATCGTGTCGTGCGCCCGCTGGCGCCACGATCCGGGGACCGAGGACGAGACGCCTCAGGTGGCGCAGTTCGGCGCGGTGGGCCGCAAGCCGTAG
- a CDS encoding glycerophosphodiester phosphodiesterase, giving the protein MRAVSVVGHRGDPYRVRENTLPSLRSAIGRGADAVEIDARLTRDGVPVLLHDDSLNRLWGRDRQLADLTAKELRELTDGGVPTLREALLAVGDDHRVMIDLPGASEESVRTVVSTVHECEADERVYYCAGPTTMLAVRAADPSAEIAMTWTTLAPPRPALLDTVRPRWLNYRFGLIGEELTDRLHRDGMLVSAWTADTRRTMRRLVRYGVDSITTNRVDALHRVLSPRLNSPAGKGP; this is encoded by the coding sequence ATGCGCGCTGTCAGTGTGGTGGGCCATCGCGGTGATCCCTACCGCGTCCGTGAGAACACCCTGCCCTCGCTCCGCTCGGCCATCGGGCGGGGCGCGGACGCGGTGGAGATCGATGCACGTCTCACCCGTGACGGCGTGCCCGTGCTGCTGCACGACGACTCGCTGAATCGCCTGTGGGGGCGCGACCGGCAACTTGCGGATCTCACGGCGAAGGAACTGCGCGAGCTGACCGACGGCGGAGTACCGACCCTGCGCGAGGCGCTGCTCGCGGTCGGCGACGACCACCGCGTGATGATCGACCTGCCCGGGGCCTCGGAGGAGTCGGTACGGACGGTGGTCTCCACCGTCCACGAATGCGAGGCGGACGAGCGGGTGTACTACTGCGCGGGCCCCACCACCATGCTCGCGGTCCGCGCCGCAGATCCGTCGGCCGAGATCGCGATGACCTGGACGACGCTGGCCCCGCCGCGCCCGGCGCTGCTCGACACCGTGAGACCGCGCTGGCTCAACTACCGTTTCGGCCTGATCGGCGAGGAGTTGACGGACCGTCTCCACCGGGACGGGATGCTGGTCTCCGCCTGGACGGCCGACACCCGCCGCACGATGCGCCGCCTCGTCCGGTACGGCGTGGACTCGATCACCACCAATCGCGTGGACGCGCTGCACCGCGTACTCTCCCCACGGCTCAACTCACCCGCCGGTAAAGGACCTTGA
- a CDS encoding adenosine deaminase, whose product MTDLHPFIAGLPKAELHVHHVGSASPRIVAELAARHPDSQVPTDPEALADYFTFTDFAHFIEVYLSVVDLIRTPEDVRLLTFEVARDMARQNIRYAELTITPFSSTRRGIDEKAFMVAIEDARKAAEAELGVVLRWCFDIPGEAGLEAAEETARLAVDLRPEGLVSFGLGGPEIGVERPQFKPYFDRAIAAGLHSVPHAGETTGPQTIWDALNELGAERIGHGTSATQDPALLAYLAEHRIPLEVCPTSNIATRAVADLDQHPIKEMVAAGVLVTINSDDPPMFGCDLNSEYGVAARLLELDERGLAGLAKNAVEASFLDEAGKARILAEIDSYTAAWLAR is encoded by the coding sequence ATGACCGATCTGCACCCCTTCATCGCGGGGCTTCCCAAGGCGGAACTGCACGTTCACCATGTCGGCTCGGCCTCACCGCGCATCGTCGCCGAGCTGGCGGCCCGCCACCCGGACTCCCAAGTCCCCACCGATCCCGAGGCACTCGCCGACTACTTCACCTTCACCGACTTCGCGCACTTCATCGAGGTCTATCTCTCGGTGGTGGATCTGATCCGCACCCCTGAGGACGTACGGCTGCTCACCTTCGAGGTCGCCCGGGACATGGCCCGGCAGAACATCCGTTACGCCGAGCTGACCATCACGCCGTTCAGTTCGACCCGTCGCGGCATCGACGAGAAGGCCTTCATGGTGGCGATCGAGGACGCCCGCAAGGCTGCCGAGGCCGAGCTCGGTGTCGTACTGCGCTGGTGTTTCGACATTCCCGGCGAGGCCGGACTCGAGGCCGCGGAGGAGACGGCCCGCCTCGCGGTGGATCTGCGCCCCGAGGGCCTGGTCTCCTTCGGTCTGGGCGGCCCCGAGATCGGCGTGGAACGGCCGCAGTTCAAGCCGTACTTCGACCGGGCCATCGCCGCCGGCCTGCACTCCGTGCCGCACGCCGGTGAGACGACCGGCCCGCAGACCATCTGGGACGCGCTGAACGAGCTGGGCGCCGAGCGCATCGGCCACGGCACCAGCGCCACGCAGGATCCGGCGCTGCTGGCGTACCTCGCCGAGCACCGGATTCCGCTGGAGGTCTGCCCCACCTCGAACATCGCCACCCGCGCCGTCGCCGACCTCGACCAGCACCCGATCAAGGAGATGGTCGCGGCCGGTGTGCTGGTGACGATCAACAGCGACGACCCGCCGATGTTCGGCTGTGACCTCAACAGCGAATACGGGGTCGCCGCACGGCTGCTGGAGCTGGACGAGCGCGGCCTCGCCGGCCTCGCCAAGAACGCCGTGGAGGCGTCCTTCCTCGACGAAGCCGGCAAGGCCCGGATCCTCGCGGAGATCGACTCGTACACCGCCGCCTGGCTCGCCCGCTGA